The Juglans regia cultivar Chandler chromosome 2, Walnut 2.0, whole genome shotgun sequence genome includes a window with the following:
- the LOC108987180 gene encoding photosystem II core complex proteins psbY, chloroplastic, whose protein sequence is MAATMAMLNAKCLITSSNKMAANPTKPASYTKPNTLLSIQNLPKGLTSSKSVESLNLSTSLTSSAIAGAIFSTLSFCDTAMAAQQIADIAEGDNRGLALLLPIVPAVAWVLFNILQPALNQINRMRSNQGLIVGLGLGLGGLAASGFMSTPHASAGEIAMIAEAAPSSDSRGQLLLIVVAPAILWVIYNILQPALNQINKMRSD, encoded by the coding sequence ATGGCAGCAACAATGGCCATGCTCAATGCCAAGTGCTTGATTACCAGCTCCAACAAAATGGCTGCCAACCCAACCAAACCAGCCTCCTACACAAAACCCAACACCCTCCTCTCCATTCAAAACCTCCCAAAGGGTCTTACCTCCTCTAAATCTGTTGAAAGTCTCAACTTGTCAACTTCTCTAACAAGTTCTGCCATTGCTGGAGCCATCTTTTCAACCCTAAGCTTTTGTGACACAGCCATGGCTGCCCAACAAATTGCTGACATAGCCGAGGGCGACAACCGTGGGCTAGCACTGTTGCTCCCCATTGTTCCAGCGGTGGCGTGGGTGCTCTTCAACATCCTACAACCAGCGCTTAACCAAATCAACCGCATGCGCAGCAACCAGGGACTGATCGTCGGGCTCGGGTTAGGGCTCGGAGGGTTGGCCGCATCTGGGTTCATGTCAACACCCCATGCATCAGCCGGTGAAATTGCTATGATTGCTGAGGCAGCTCCCTCGAGCGACAGCAGAGGACAGCTTCTTCTGATCGTTGTTGCTCCGGCTATTCTCTGGGTCATCTACAATATTCTTCAACCAGCCTTGAACCAGATCAACAAGATGAGGTCTGATTga